A single Camelus ferus isolate YT-003-E chromosome 3, BCGSAC_Cfer_1.0, whole genome shotgun sequence DNA region contains:
- the LOC106728817 gene encoding LOW QUALITY PROTEIN: olfactory receptor 2Y1 (The sequence of the model RefSeq protein was modified relative to this genomic sequence to represent the inferred CDS: inserted 2 bases in 2 codons; deleted 1 base in 1 codon; substituted 1 base at 1 genomic stop codon), which yields MGSFSTSFGESFILMGFSDWPQLETIXFDFISIFYSLTLFGNTTTISLSLLEPQLHMPVYFFLCHLSFLDLCYTTSTVPQLLVNLHGPDRTITYRGCVAQLSICLALGAPECVLLVVMALDRWAAVCHPLHYAAIMHPLLCKTLAIYXLGSFMNPLIQTGLVTVMPLCGLQLLNHFFCELPVLLKLACGDTKGAEAKMFVARAIVLVVPAARTLGSYVYIVQALLRVXSMPGRRKAFRTCGSHLLVVSLFYGSAIHTYLQPMHSYSESEGKFVALFYTIITPMFNPLIYTLRNKDVKRALRKVLRRGRYSG from the exons ATGGGAAGTTTCAGCACCAGTTTTGGGGAAAGCTTCATTTTAATGGGCTTCTCAGATTGGCCTCAGCTGGAGACAA TTTTTGACTTTATTTCGATTTTCTACTCCCTAACTCTCTTTGgcaacaccaccaccatcagtcTCTCCCTCCTGGAACCTCAGCTGCACATGcctgtgtatttctttctctgccacCTCTCCTTCCTTGACCTCTGCTATACCACCAGCACTGTGCCCCAGCTTCTGGTCAACCTTCATGGACCCGACCGGACCATCACCTATAGAGGGTGTGTGGCCCAGCTTTCCATCTGCCTTGCTCTGGGAGCCCCTGAGTGTGTGCTCCTTGTGGTGATGGCCTTGGACCGCTGGGCTGCTGTCTGTCATCCTCTCCACTAC GCAGCCATCATGCACCCTCTTCTCTGCAAGACCCTGGCTATTTACTAGCTTGGGAGCTTCATGAACCCTCTGATTCAGACAGGCCTCGTGACGGTCATGCCTCTCTGTGGCCTCCAGCTCCTGAACCACTTCTTCTGTGAGTTGCCTGTACTTCTGAAGCTGGCTTGCGGGGACACAAAAGGGGCAGAGGCCAAGATGTTTGTGGCTCGAGCCATAGTCTTGGTTGTTCCAGCAGCACGAACTCTGGGCTCTTATGTATATATTGTTCAGGCGCTGCTGAGGG AATCAATGCCTGGGAGAAGAAAGGCTTTCAGAACTTGTGGCTCCCACCTCCTGGTGGTTTCCCTTTTTTATGGCTCAGCCATCCATACATACCTCCAACCCATGCACAGTTATTCTGAGAGTGAGGGAAAATTTGTTGCCCTTTTTTATACCATAATTACTCCCATGTTCAATCCTCTGATTTATACCCTAAGGAACAAGGATGTGAAGAGGGCTCTGAGGAAGGTACTAAGGAGAGGCAGATACTCAGGGTAG